In Nomascus leucogenys isolate Asia chromosome 11, Asia_NLE_v1, whole genome shotgun sequence, the following proteins share a genomic window:
- the C11H12orf66 gene encoding KICSTOR complex protein C12orf66 homolog has protein sequence MGESIPLAAPVPVEQAVLETFFSHLGIFSYDKAKDNVEKEREANKSAGGSWLSLLAALAHLAAAEKVYHSLTYLGQKLGGQSFFSRKDSIRTIYTSLHNELKKVVTGRGALGGTAPHVEELLSHLSEQLCFFVQARMEIADFYEKMYTLSTQKFINAEELVGLLDAILKKYSSRFHHPILSPLESSFQLEVDVLCHLLKAQAQVSEWKFLPSLVNLHSAHTKLQTWGQIFEKQRETKKHLFGGQSQKAVQPPHLFLWLVKLKNMLLAKFSFYFHEALSRQTTASEMKTLTAKANPDFFGKISSFIRKYDAANVSLIFDNRGSESFQGHGYHHPHSYREAPKGVDQYPAVVSLPSDRPVMHWPNVIMIMTDRTSDLNSLEKVVHFYDDKVQSTYFLTRPEPHFTIVVIFESKKSERDSHFISFLNELSLALKNPKVFASLKPGSKGSCYQCNYFVAFCLNYSKLLLQRK, from the exons ATGGGGGAGTCTATCCCGCTGGCCGCCCCGGTCCCGGTGGAACAGGCGGTGCTGGAGACGTTCTTCTCTCACCTGGGTATCTTCTCTTACGACAAGGCTAAGGACAATGTGGAGAAGGAACGAGAGGCCAACAAGAGCGCGGGGGGCAGCTGGCTGTCGCTGCTGGCGGCCTTGGCGCACCTGGCCGCGGCCGAGAAGGTCTATCACAGCCTCACCTACCTGGGGCAGAAACTAG GGGGCCAGTCTTTCTTTAGCAGGAAGGATTCCATCCGCACCATCTATACTTCGTTGCATAACGAGCTGAAGAAGGTGGTGACTGGCCGTGGTGCCCTGGGTGGGACTGCTCCTCACGTGGAAGAACTCCTTTCCCACCTGTCAGAGCAGCTCTGCTTCTTTGTTCAGGCTCGGATGGAGATCGCAGACTTCTATGAGAAGATGTACACCCTCAGCACACAGAAGTTCATCAATGCTGAAGAGCTCGTTGGCCTTTTGGATGCCATCCTGAAAAAATACAGCTCCAG ATTTCACCACCCAATCCTCAGTCCTTTGGAAAGCAGTTTCCAGCTGGAAGTTGATGTCCTGTGTCATCTCCTGAAAGCCCAGGCCCAGGTCTCAGAGTGGAAGTTCCTCCCGTCTCTGGTTAATTTACACAGTGCGCACACCAAACTGCAGACCTGGGGCCAGATCTTTGAGAAACAGCGGGAGACCAAGAAACATCTGTTTGGAGGGCAGTCTCAGAAGGCCGTGCAGCCTCCACATCTTTTCCTTTGGCTGGTGAAACTCAAAAACATGCTTCTTGCCAAGTTTAGCTTTTACTTTCATGAGGCTCTGAGCCGACAAACGACTGCTTCAGAAATGAAAACGTTGACAGCAAAAGCTAACCCAGACTTTTTTGGAaagatttccagcttcatcagaAAATACGATGCTGCCAATGTGTCCTTAATTTTTGACAACAGAGGTTCTGAGAGTTTTCAGGGTCATGGTTATCACCACCCCCATTCCTACAGAGAGGCCCCCAAGGGTGTGGACCAGTATCCAGCTGTAGTGTCTCTGCCCAGCGACAGGCCAGTCATGCACTGGCCCAATGTCATCATGATCATGACGGACCGCACATCTGATCTGAACAGCTTGGAAAAAGTGGTCCACTTCTATGACGACAAAGTTCAGAGTACCTACTTCCTAACCCGCCCGGAACCTCACTTTACCATTGTCGTCATTTTTGAGTCAAAGAAATCTGAGAGAGACTCccactttatttccttcctcaATGAGCTCTCACTTGCCCTTAAGAACCCCAAAGTGTTTGCAAGTCTGAAACCTGGATCGAAAG GTTCCTGTTACCAATGCAATTATTTCGTGGCCTTTTGCCTGAATTACTCTAAGCTGCTTCTCCAGAGGAAATGA